The Bradyrhizobium sp. CCGB01 genome segment CGGCCCGGGATGGACAAATTATGAGCGTCTGACAGGAGTTACCGTCTGTGGCCCATCACGATCCGATCCATCTGATCGCGCCGCGCGCAGGCCTCGCCCAGCTCAACGAGCGTTCCCGCGACATCTTTCGTCAAATTGTCGAAAGCTATCTCGCGACCGGCGAGCCGGTCGGCTCGCGCAATATCGCGCGCCTGATCGCCATGCCGTTGTCGCCGGCCTCGGTCCGCAATGTGATGGCCGATCTGGAACAGCTCGGCCTGATCTATGCCCCGCACACCTCCGCAGGCCGGCTGCCGACGGAACTCGGCCTGCGCTTCTTCGTCGATGCCCTGATGCAGGTCGGCGACCTCAACGAGGCCGAGCGGCAGTCGATCCAGAGCCAGCTTGCCACCGTCGGCCACGCGCAATCGGTCGAGGCGGCGCTGGATCAGGCGTTGACGCGGCTGTCGGGGCTCACCCGCGCAGCAGCGGTCGTGCTGACGCCGAAATCCAATGCGCGGCTGAAGCACATCGAATTCGTCCGCCTGGAACCGGAAAAGGCGCTGGTGATCCTGGTCGGCGAGGACGGCCAGGTCGAAAACCGCGTGCTGGCGCTGCCGCCCGGGGTTCCCTCCTCGGCGCTCACCGAAGCCGGTAATTTCCTCAATGCGCGGATCCGCGGCCGCACGCTGGCCGAGGCGCGGCTCGAGCTCGAAACCGCGCTCGGCGAAGCCCGTGCCGAGCTCGACCAGCTGACGCAGAAAGTGATTTCGGCCGGTATTGCGAGCTGGTCCGGCGGCGAGAACGAAGACCGCCAGCTCATCGTTCGTGGCCACGCCAATCTGCTCGAGGATCTGCACGCGCTGGAGGATC includes the following:
- the hrcA gene encoding heat-inducible transcriptional repressor HrcA, with translation MAHHDPIHLIAPRAGLAQLNERSRDIFRQIVESYLATGEPVGSRNIARLIAMPLSPASVRNVMADLEQLGLIYAPHTSAGRLPTELGLRFFVDALMQVGDLNEAERQSIQSQLATVGHAQSVEAALDQALTRLSGLTRAAAVVLTPKSNARLKHIEFVRLEPEKALVILVGEDGQVENRVLALPPGVPSSALTEAGNFLNARIRGRTLAEARLELETALGEARAELDQLTQKVISAGIASWSGGENEDRQLIVRGHANLLEDLHALEDLERVRLLFDDLETKRGVIDLLGRAETAEGVRIFIGSENKLFSLSGSSTIISPYRDAAGHIVGVLGVIGPTRLNYARVIPTVDYAARIVSRLLGG